In one Umezawaea sp. Da 62-37 genomic region, the following are encoded:
- a CDS encoding nuclear transport factor 2 family protein, translating into MHPFRKAVEARDQTAIEALLADDVVFTSPVAFTPYPGKPVTAAILRAVMRVFQDFRYVREIGAPDGPDHVLVFTARVGEREIHGCDILHVNPEGLIDDLTVMVRPLSAAKALSEAMGAQFERITKEATGG; encoded by the coding sequence ATGCACCCGTTCCGCAAGGCCGTGGAAGCGCGCGACCAGACCGCGATCGAGGCCCTGCTGGCCGACGACGTCGTCTTCACCAGCCCTGTCGCGTTCACCCCCTACCCCGGCAAGCCGGTCACCGCCGCGATCCTGCGCGCCGTCATGCGCGTCTTCCAGGATTTCCGCTACGTCCGCGAGATCGGCGCCCCCGACGGCCCCGACCACGTCCTGGTCTTCACGGCCCGCGTCGGCGAGCGGGAGATCCACGGGTGCGACATCCTGCACGTGAACCCCGAGGGCCTGATCGACGACCTCACCGTCATGGTCCGCCCGCTGTCCGCCGCGAAGGCGTTGTCGGAGGCGATGGGGGCGCAGTTCGAGCGGATCACCAAGGAGGCTACGGGCGGGTGA
- a CDS encoding polyprenyl synthetase family protein — MTAAPIRMLPAALDTGMAMVAPVLREAVQHYLCPEMERVAQYHQGWADADGRPTGAWGGKLVRPALALLSARAAGSTPTAGVPAAVAMELVHNFSLLHDDIMDGDTDRRGRATAWTLFGVPKAILAGDALLTAATAVLLDSDGAGARSAAVSLMTSTQRMISGQVSDVDFERREDVTLTECLKMAGDKTGALLACASSLGADLVGADPMLVKRLNAFGEHVGLAFQLVDDMLGIWGEPERTGKQVGADLRARKKSLPVVKALNAPRSGELAALYFGAEPLTEQQVARVTVLVELSGARDWAENEAARQIASAQECLDSSGIEDEVREDFLEIAAFITGRRF, encoded by the coding sequence ATGACCGCGGCACCGATCAGGATGCTGCCCGCCGCCCTCGACACCGGCATGGCGATGGTCGCCCCCGTCCTGCGCGAAGCGGTGCAGCACTACCTGTGCCCCGAGATGGAGCGGGTCGCCCAGTACCACCAGGGCTGGGCCGACGCCGACGGCAGGCCCACCGGCGCCTGGGGCGGCAAGCTCGTCCGCCCCGCGCTGGCCCTGCTGTCCGCCCGCGCCGCGGGGAGCACGCCGACCGCCGGTGTGCCCGCCGCGGTCGCGATGGAGCTGGTGCACAACTTCTCCCTGCTGCACGACGACATCATGGACGGCGACACCGACCGCCGGGGCCGGGCGACGGCGTGGACGCTCTTCGGCGTGCCCAAGGCGATCCTGGCGGGCGACGCGCTGCTGACGGCGGCGACGGCCGTGCTGCTCGACTCCGACGGCGCGGGCGCCCGCTCGGCCGCGGTGTCGCTGATGACCTCGACCCAGCGCATGATCAGCGGCCAGGTCTCCGACGTCGACTTCGAGCGGCGCGAGGACGTGACGCTGACCGAGTGCCTGAAGATGGCGGGCGACAAGACCGGTGCGCTGCTGGCCTGCGCCAGCTCGCTGGGCGCCGACCTCGTCGGCGCGGACCCGATGCTCGTCAAGCGGCTCAACGCGTTCGGCGAGCACGTCGGGCTCGCGTTCCAACTCGTCGACGACATGCTGGGGATCTGGGGCGAGCCCGAGCGCACCGGCAAGCAGGTCGGAGCCGACCTGCGGGCCCGCAAGAAGTCCCTGCCCGTGGTGAAGGCGCTCAACGCGCCGAGGTCGGGGGAGCTGGCCGCCCTCTACTTCGGCGCGGAACCCCTCACCGAACAGCAGGTCGCGCGCGTGACCGTCCTCGTGGAGCTCTCGGGGGCGAGGGACTGGGCGGAGAACGAGGCCGCGCGGCAGATCGCCTCCGCGCAGGAGTGCCTCGACAGCTCGGGGATCGAGGACGAGGTGCGCGAGGACTTCCTGGAGATCGCCGCGTTCATCACCGGCAGGCGGTTCTGA
- a CDS encoding multicopper oxidase family protein: MVTRRSLMKLTGLGGAVALLPAERAIAALMPTVTATPFSAPLPIPPVARPVRQTATTDFYNVAIGETTAEVFPGVRTKVFTYNGNFPAATIVARRGREVSVTHTNSLTAPTVAHLHGAHVAASSDGYPMDVINPGGSREYRYPNAQLGGTFWYHAHAHHTEAEQVYRGLAGFYLLKDDQETALGLPGGDYDVPLMVRDAHFDDAGQLVYVNGDFNARTTLLVNGKPQPYFQVAARKYRLRFVNGSNERAFRLKLADGSAMTLIGSDGGLLPAPITASSFDLWPGERVEVVVDFSRYAVGTKVVLGNDLGEVDSTKSVMRFDVVRTATDTSRVPSVLRALPNLGTATVTRDIQLKLDLSTGAFQFDGKVFDSTRVDQHIKLGTTEIWRITNADTAPAIPHNLHLHLVQFQVLDRAGVAVGGHETGLKDTVTVPPGATVRIKVRFDGFEGRYVYHCHMLDHSATGMMGQMEITR, encoded by the coding sequence ATGGTCACCCGACGAAGCCTCATGAAGCTCACCGGGCTGGGCGGCGCGGTCGCGCTGCTCCCGGCCGAACGAGCCATCGCGGCGCTGATGCCGACCGTGACGGCGACGCCGTTCTCCGCGCCGCTGCCGATCCCCCCGGTGGCCAGACCCGTCCGCCAGACGGCGACCACCGACTTCTACAACGTGGCGATAGGCGAGACCACCGCGGAGGTCTTCCCCGGCGTGCGGACGAAGGTGTTCACCTACAACGGGAACTTCCCGGCCGCGACCATCGTCGCGCGGCGCGGCCGCGAGGTCTCCGTCACGCACACCAACTCGTTGACCGCGCCGACCGTCGCCCACCTGCACGGCGCGCACGTGGCCGCCTCCAGCGACGGCTACCCCATGGACGTCATCAACCCCGGCGGCAGCCGCGAGTACCGGTACCCGAACGCGCAACTGGGCGGGACGTTCTGGTACCACGCCCACGCGCACCACACCGAGGCCGAGCAGGTCTACCGCGGCCTTGCCGGGTTCTACCTGCTGAAGGACGACCAGGAAACCGCGTTGGGGCTGCCCGGCGGCGACTACGACGTGCCGCTGATGGTGCGGGACGCGCACTTCGACGACGCGGGCCAGCTCGTCTACGTCAACGGCGACTTCAACGCCAGGACGACGCTGCTGGTCAACGGCAAGCCGCAGCCCTACTTCCAGGTCGCGGCGCGCAAGTACCGGCTGCGCTTCGTCAACGGCTCCAACGAGCGCGCGTTCCGGCTCAAGCTCGCCGACGGGTCGGCGATGACCCTGATCGGCTCCGACGGCGGCCTGCTGCCCGCGCCGATCACCGCGTCGAGCTTCGACCTGTGGCCGGGCGAGCGCGTGGAGGTCGTCGTCGACTTCTCCCGCTACGCGGTCGGCACCAAGGTGGTGCTGGGCAACGACCTCGGCGAGGTGGACAGCACGAAGTCGGTGATGCGCTTCGACGTCGTGCGCACCGCCACCGACACGAGCAGGGTGCCGTCGGTGCTGCGCGCGCTGCCGAACCTGGGCACGGCCACCGTCACCCGCGACATCCAGCTCAAGCTCGACCTGTCGACCGGCGCGTTCCAGTTCGACGGCAAGGTCTTCGACTCCACCAGGGTCGACCAGCACATCAAGCTCGGCACCACCGAGATCTGGCGGATCACCAACGCCGACACCGCACCCGCCATCCCCCACAACCTGCACCTGCACCTCGTCCAGTTCCAGGTGCTCGACCGCGCGGGTGTCGCGGTCGGCGGCCACGAGACCGGGTTGAAGGACACCGTGACCGTCCCGCCCGGCGCGACCGTGCGCATCAAGGTCCGGTTCGACGGGTTCGAGGGGCGGTACGTGTACCACTGCCACATGCTCGACCACTCGGCCACCGGGATGATGGGCCAGATGGAGATCACCCGATAA
- a CDS encoding PadR family transcriptional regulator: protein MALRNAVLAALLEGEASGYDMAKRFDASVANFWITSPQQLYRELERMEVDGLIAARVVQQERRPNKRLFTLTDAGRRELHAFTAEPAKPAALRDDLLIKVQAVDAGDPRAVRAAVRERLEWARAKLARYDRLRARLLDNRTEEEFLVRSDRVGPYLTLMGGRSLEQATIRWCESTLAILDRRAAAPAGPSDGPGGSSAPKA, encoded by the coding sequence ATGGCTCTGCGCAACGCGGTCCTGGCCGCGCTCCTGGAAGGCGAGGCGTCGGGGTACGACATGGCCAAGCGCTTCGACGCCTCGGTCGCCAACTTCTGGATCACGTCGCCGCAGCAGCTCTACCGCGAACTCGAGCGGATGGAGGTCGACGGCCTGATCGCGGCACGGGTCGTCCAGCAGGAACGCCGTCCCAACAAGCGCCTGTTCACGCTCACCGACGCGGGCAGGCGCGAACTGCACGCCTTCACCGCCGAACCGGCCAAGCCCGCTGCGCTGCGCGACGACCTGCTGATCAAGGTCCAGGCCGTCGACGCGGGCGACCCGCGGGCGGTCCGGGCGGCCGTGCGGGAACGCCTGGAGTGGGCGCGGGCCAAACTGGCGCGCTACGACCGGCTCCGCGCGCGGCTGCTCGACAACCGGACGGAGGAGGAGTTCCTCGTCCGGTCCGACCGCGTCGGGCCCTACCTGACCCTCATGGGCGGCCGATCGCTGGAGCAGGCGACGATCCGGTGGTGTGAAAGCACCCTGGCGATCCTGGACCGGCGCGCGGCGGCCCCGGCGGGTCCGTCCGACGGCCCCGGTGGGAGCAGCGCGCCGAAGGCGTGA